From the genome of Pelosinus fermentans DSM 17108:
CTAGCGGAAGAGAAAACATACGAATAAATGGAGTTAAAAGCGACTCGTATAGAACAGCTAGCAACATGTAAACTAATATAAGGGATAAGCCTAGTGCTTGAAACATTTGTCCAAAGGTATCACTCATACTATTTGCCTGGCCCGTATAGCGATAGCTAATACCGGTACCTAGATCTTTGGGGGTCAGTTTCTTTGTAATCTCTTGCAATACTTCATTTAAAGGGCGATCGGTTATATTGGCTTGTATTGTTATGGAACGCTGCTTATCTACCCGCTGCAGCATGACTGGCCCTGTACCTTCACGTAGAACAGCAATGTCTCCTAAGGATATTTGATGGTTGCCAGCCATAATCGGCAGTGACCGAATGTCCTGCATTGCAAAACCATCACTTCCTTTAATGCGAACTGTAATATCTGTATCTTGACCATCGTTAAATGGATCATTGGCATACACACCAGCCTGTTGTCCAGCAATTGCAGCATGAAAAACATTGGCAACTTCAGCTACTGAACTATTATAAAAATTTAATCTGTCACGATCAATCGTCATTTGGATTTCAGGCATCCCCTCTGTATAAGAACTACGGATGTCTTTTATTCCCTCTATTTGCGAAAGGATGCTTTGGGTTTGATAAGAAGACGCAACTAAATTATCCATATTAGAGCCCAGTAATTGTATTTGTATGGGAGCCCCGCCCCCTCCTCCTCCGCCTGAAACTCCAGCTACGGAAGATTGTGATTCATTCACTCTTACAATGACGTTGGGGAAATTTTGCTTTGCATAGGCTCGTACTTGATCAGTAATTTGCCAAACTGTCCGGTCACGCTCTTTGCGATCAACCAATTGCACACTAAGAGAACCATTGTTACTGGAAGGTCTGCCCGTACTGGACAGATAATTTGTTACTTCAGGAATGGTTGATAAATATTCTTCTAATTCTTTTACGACAAGATCTGACTGCTGAATGTTTTGGCCGACAGGCAGCTCTACTGAAACACGAAAACTGCCTTCATCTGTGCGGGGCATATATTCTGAACCAATAACCCCTAAGGGAATTAAGGAAATCGTTACAAAGAATAAAATCAGCACACTGGCAATGACTTTTTTACTATTACGTAAGCCCCAGCGTAAAACCGTCTCATATCTAGTAATTGCACCTTGTTCCATTCGATCCATAAAATTCCAGACTACACCGCGAGGCTCGGTCAATCCCCCCTTAAAAAGGCGCGAAGCAAGCATTGGGGTAAGGGTGAAAGATACAAGCATAGAAAATAAAGTGGCAAAAACAATTGTTAAGCCGAATTGGCGAAAAAATTGGCCCGTCATTCCTGTCATAAATGCGATCGGCATAAATACAACAACATCACAGAGTGTAATAGCAATCGCTGCCATACCAATCTCATTACGGCCATCTTCAGCCGCACTGACTGCATCTTTGCCCATTTTTAAGTGACGATGGATGTTTTCGAGTACAACAATAGAATCATCGACTAAAACACCAATGCAAAGAGCCATTCCCATTAACGACATCATATTGAAGGAAAACCCTGCAATATACATGATGAAAAATGTAGATATCATCGATGTAGGAATGGCAATTATTACGGCAATTGTAGATCGCCAGCCACGCAGAAAAAGATAGAGTATAAGCCCCGTAGTAAGTAAGCCTTCTATCAGGCTTCCAAAAGTATTATGTAAAGAATTGGTAACATATTTTGATGCATCTGTAACAACTGTAAATGTATAATCCGGATATTCTGTACGCAGTGTTTCCAATTGCTGTAGAGTAGATGTTACCGTATCGACAAGACTGGCATCACTATTTTTATAAACCGATAATGAAACTGCATCTGAGCCATTTACACGGCTATAACGACTGACTCGCTTATCTTTTTCTTGAATGGTTGCAACATCTTTCAATTGTACAGGAATGCTATCCCCATTGGTTACTTGCAACTTGGTGATTTCATCAGGGGTTTTATATTGAGCAAGCAAACGTACATCAGCTTGTGTCTTATCATTGAACACGCTGCCAGACGGCAGCAGGGTATTTTCACTTTTTATTTTGCTTACAATCTGGTTAATTGCAACATTGTAGAAACGAAGCTTATCTTTATCCAGCTCCACAGAAATTTCTTTATCTCTGCCACCATACAATTCAACTTCAGAAACCCCATCCCCTCGCTGCAAACGTTCTTTAAAAACAGAATCAGCTTTGGTGTAAATTTCAGCTAAAGGCTGATTGGATGTCACTGCAATTTCTAAAATCGTAGTAGCATTTATATCTCGTTTTACAACAACTGGTTCATCAACCCCATCTGGCAAACTTCGTCGTACCAAGTTCACCTGCTTTGTAGCATCAATAGAGGCAATATCTGCGTTTGCTGTGAAATCAAATTCTAATACAATATTAGCATTTTCTGGCCTGGCAGTAGATGTCATATGTTTTAAATGGGCAACGGAAGACAGCGAATCCTCTAGGGGCTTAATAACTTGTTGCTCCATTTCTTCTGTTCCTGCACCATCATAATGAACAGAAACAGTAACATAAGGAGTATTAAGGGCTGGCAGCAGTTCAACGCTAATACTCTGAAGACTATATAAACCAAGTACAACAAAGAATAAAATTATCATCGTAATGCCAATTGGTTTTTGTATGGATAATTTTGTAATATTCAAAATAACACTTCCTATCTGATTCGACTATTCTGCAAGATTATTTGGTGTAATAGCAGTACCTGTTTTGAGTTTTGCTAAATTACTAACAGCAATTGTCTCGCCCTCTTGCATGCCGCTGATAATTTCAATGCTCTTATCATTACGTAAACCTAATTGTACGATGCGTTCTTCCACTTGATTGCTGCTGTTCACAACAAAAATGCGATCTTTACCATTTAAGGACA
Proteins encoded in this window:
- a CDS encoding efflux RND transporter permease subunit, with the translated sequence MNITKLSIQKPIGITMIILFFVVLGLYSLQSISVELLPALNTPYVTVSVHYDGAGTEEMEQQVIKPLEDSLSSVAHLKHMTSTARPENANIVLEFDFTANADIASIDATKQVNLVRRSLPDGVDEPVVVKRDINATTILEIAVTSNQPLAEIYTKADSVFKERLQRGDGVSEVELYGGRDKEISVELDKDKLRFYNVAINQIVSKIKSENTLLPSGSVFNDKTQADVRLLAQYKTPDEITKLQVTNGDSIPVQLKDVATIQEKDKRVSRYSRVNGSDAVSLSVYKNSDASLVDTVTSTLQQLETLRTEYPDYTFTVVTDASKYVTNSLHNTFGSLIEGLLTTGLILYLFLRGWRSTIAVIIAIPTSMISTFFIMYIAGFSFNMMSLMGMALCIGVLVDDSIVVLENIHRHLKMGKDAVSAAEDGRNEIGMAAIAITLCDVVVFMPIAFMTGMTGQFFRQFGLTIVFATLFSMLVSFTLTPMLASRLFKGGLTEPRGVVWNFMDRMEQGAITRYETVLRWGLRNSKKVIASVLILFFVTISLIPLGVIGSEYMPRTDEGSFRVSVELPVGQNIQQSDLVVKELEEYLSTIPEVTNYLSSTGRPSSNNGSLSVQLVDRKERDRTVWQITDQVRAYAKQNFPNVIVRVNESQSSVAGVSGGGGGGGAPIQIQLLGSNMDNLVASSYQTQSILSQIEGIKDIRSSYTEGMPEIQMTIDRDRLNFYNSSVAEVANVFHAAIAGQQAGVYANDPFNDGQDTDITVRIKGSDGFAMQDIRSLPIMAGNHQISLGDIAVLREGTGPVMLQRVDKQRSITIQANITDRPLNEVLQEITKKLTPKDLGTGISYRYTGQANSMSDTFGQMFQALGLSLILVYMLLAVLYESLLTPFIRMFSLPLGMIGSLLFLLITNNTINLYSLIGILVMDGLVAKNGTLLLDYTITLMERGVGAFDAIIEAGKTRLKPILMTTITMVVGMLPTALALTEGSETRVSMAWVLIGGLLSSTVFTLLIIPIIFLFFQNHPINFMKRLSLLSNWIKHSRSEN